A section of the Pan paniscus chromosome 11, NHGRI_mPanPan1-v2.0_pri, whole genome shotgun sequence genome encodes:
- the SLC2A6 gene encoding solute carrier family 2, facilitated glucose transporter member 6 isoform X3, translating to MQEPLLGAEGPDYDTFPEKPPPSPGDRARVGTLQNKRVFLATFAAVLGNFSFGYALVYTSPVIPALERSLDPDLHLTKSQASWFGSVFTLGAAAGGLSAMILNDLLGRKLSIMFSAVPSAAGYALMAGAHGLWMLLLGRTLTGFAGGLTAACIPVYVSEIAPPGVRGALGATPQLMAVFGSLSLYALGLLLPWRWLAVAGEAPVLIMILLLSFMPNSPRFLLSRGRDEEALRALAWLRGTDVDVHWEFEQIQDNVRRQSSRVSWAEARAPHVCRPITVALLMRLLQQLTGITPILVYLQSIFDSTAVLLPPKDDAAIVGAVRLLSVLIAALTMDLAGRKVLLFVSAAIMFAANLTLGLYIHFGPRPLSPNSTAGLESESWGDLAQPLAAPAGYLTLVPLLATMLFIMGYAMGWGPITWLLMSEVLPLRARGVASGLCVLASWLTAFVLTKSFLPVVAMTGQDWATQKCCESSVFTHSS from the exons ATGCAGGAGCCGCTGCTGGGAGCCGAGGGCCCGGACTACGACACCTTCCCCGAGAAGCCGCCCCCGTCGCCAGGGGACAGGGCGCGGGTCGG GACCCTGCAGAACAAAAGGGTGTTCCTGGCCACCTTCGCCGCAGTGCTCGGCAATTTCAGCTTTGGGTATGCCCTGGTCTACACATcccctgtcatcccagccctGGAGCGCTCCTTGGATCCTGACCTGCATCTGACCAAATCCCAGGCATCCTGGTTTGGG TCCGTGTTCACCCTGGGAGCAGCGGCCGGAGGCCTGAGTGCCATGATCCTCAACGACCTCCTGGGCCGGAAGCTGAGCATCATGTTCTCAGCTGTGCCGTCGGCGGCCGGCTATGCGCTGATGGCGGGTGCGCACGGCCTCTGGATGCTGCTGCTCGGAAGGACGCTGACGGGCTTCGCCGGGGGGCTCACAGCTGCCTGCATCCCG GTGTACGTGTCTGAGATTGCTCCCCCAGGCGTTCGTGGGGCTCTGGGGGCCACACCCCAGCTCATGGCAGTGTTCGGATCCCTGTCCCTCTACGCCCTTG GCCTCCTGCTGCCGTGGCGCTGGCTGGCTGTGGCCGGGGAGGCGCCTGTGCTCATCATGATCCTGCTGCTCAGCTTCATGCCCAACTCGCCGCGCTTCCTGCTCTCTCGGGGCAGGGACGAAGAGGCCCTGCGGGCGCTGGCCTGGCTGCGTGGGACGGACGTCGATGTCCACTGGGAGTTCGAGCAGATCCAGGACAACGTCCGGAGACAG AGCAGCCGAGTATCGTGGGCTGAGGCACGGGCCCCCCACGTGTGCCGGCCCATCACCGTGGCCTTGCTGATGCGCCTCCTGCAGCAGCTGACGGGCATCACGCCCATCCTGGTCTACCTGCAGTCCATCTTCGACAGCACCGCTGTCCTTCTG CCCCCCAAGGACGACGCAGCCATCGTTGGGGCCGTGCGGCTCCTGTCCGTGCTGATCGCCGCCCTCACCATGGACCTCGCAGGCCGCAAGGTGCTGCTCTTCGTCTCAG CGGCCATCATGTTTGCTGCCAACCTGACTCTGGGGCTGTACATCCACTTTGGCCCCAGGCCTCTGAGCCCCAACAGCACTGCGGGCCTGGAAAGTGAGTCCTGGGGGGACTTGGCGCAGCCCCTGGCAGCACCCGCTGGCTACCTCACCCTGGTGCCCCTGCTGGCCACCATGCTCTTCATCATGG GCTACGCCATGGGCTGGGGTCCCATCACCTGGCTGCTCATGTCTGAGGTCCTGCCCCTGCGTGCCCGTGGCGTGGCCTCAGGGCTCTGCGTGCTGGCCAGCTGGCTCACCGCCTTCGTCCTCACCAAGTCCTTCCTGCCAGTGGTG GCCATGACGGGGCAAGACTGGGCCACGCAGAAGTGTTGTGAATCCTCTGTCTTCACCCACTCGAGCTGA
- the SLC2A6 gene encoding solute carrier family 2, facilitated glucose transporter member 6 isoform X2 has product MQEPLLGAEGPDYDTFPEKPPPSPGDRARVGTLQNKRVFLATFAAVLGNFSFGYALVYTSPVIPALERSLDPDLHLTKSQASWFGSVFTLGAAAGGLSAMILNDLLGRKLSIMFSAVPSAAGYALMAGAHGLWMLLLGRTLTGFAGGLTAACIPVYVSEIAPPGVRGALGATPQLMAVFGSLSLYALGLLLPWRWLAVAGEAPVLIMILLLSFMPNSPRFLLSRGRDEEALRALAWLRGTDVDVHWEFEQIQDNVRRQSSRVSWAEARAPHVCRPITVALLMRLLQQLTGITPILVYLQSIFDSTAVLLPPKDDAAIVGAVRLLSVLIAALTMDLAGRKVLLFVSAAIMFAANLTLGLYIHFGPRPLSPNSTAGLESESWGDLAQPLAAPAGYLTLVPLLATMLFIMGYAMGWGPITWLLMSEVLPLRARGVASGLCVLASWLTAFVLTKSFLPVVSTFGLQVPFFFFAAICLVSLVFTGCCVPETKGRSLEQIESFFRTGRRSFLR; this is encoded by the exons ATGCAGGAGCCGCTGCTGGGAGCCGAGGGCCCGGACTACGACACCTTCCCCGAGAAGCCGCCCCCGTCGCCAGGGGACAGGGCGCGGGTCGG GACCCTGCAGAACAAAAGGGTGTTCCTGGCCACCTTCGCCGCAGTGCTCGGCAATTTCAGCTTTGGGTATGCCCTGGTCTACACATcccctgtcatcccagccctGGAGCGCTCCTTGGATCCTGACCTGCATCTGACCAAATCCCAGGCATCCTGGTTTGGG TCCGTGTTCACCCTGGGAGCAGCGGCCGGAGGCCTGAGTGCCATGATCCTCAACGACCTCCTGGGCCGGAAGCTGAGCATCATGTTCTCAGCTGTGCCGTCGGCGGCCGGCTATGCGCTGATGGCGGGTGCGCACGGCCTCTGGATGCTGCTGCTCGGAAGGACGCTGACGGGCTTCGCCGGGGGGCTCACAGCTGCCTGCATCCCG GTGTACGTGTCTGAGATTGCTCCCCCAGGCGTTCGTGGGGCTCTGGGGGCCACACCCCAGCTCATGGCAGTGTTCGGATCCCTGTCCCTCTACGCCCTTG GCCTCCTGCTGCCGTGGCGCTGGCTGGCTGTGGCCGGGGAGGCGCCTGTGCTCATCATGATCCTGCTGCTCAGCTTCATGCCCAACTCGCCGCGCTTCCTGCTCTCTCGGGGCAGGGACGAAGAGGCCCTGCGGGCGCTGGCCTGGCTGCGTGGGACGGACGTCGATGTCCACTGGGAGTTCGAGCAGATCCAGGACAACGTCCGGAGACAG AGCAGCCGAGTATCGTGGGCTGAGGCACGGGCCCCCCACGTGTGCCGGCCCATCACCGTGGCCTTGCTGATGCGCCTCCTGCAGCAGCTGACGGGCATCACGCCCATCCTGGTCTACCTGCAGTCCATCTTCGACAGCACCGCTGTCCTTCTG CCCCCCAAGGACGACGCAGCCATCGTTGGGGCCGTGCGGCTCCTGTCCGTGCTGATCGCCGCCCTCACCATGGACCTCGCAGGCCGCAAGGTGCTGCTCTTCGTCTCAG CGGCCATCATGTTTGCTGCCAACCTGACTCTGGGGCTGTACATCCACTTTGGCCCCAGGCCTCTGAGCCCCAACAGCACTGCGGGCCTGGAAAGTGAGTCCTGGGGGGACTTGGCGCAGCCCCTGGCAGCACCCGCTGGCTACCTCACCCTGGTGCCCCTGCTGGCCACCATGCTCTTCATCATGG GCTACGCCATGGGCTGGGGTCCCATCACCTGGCTGCTCATGTCTGAGGTCCTGCCCCTGCGTGCCCGTGGCGTGGCCTCAGGGCTCTGCGTGCTGGCCAGCTGGCTCACCGCCTTCGTCCTCACCAAGTCCTTCCTGCCAGTGGTG AGCACCTTCGGCCTCCAGGTGCCTTTCTTCTTCTTCGCGGCCATCTGCTTGGTGAGCCTGGTGTTCACAGGCTGCTGTGTGCCCGAGACCAAGGGACGGTCCCTGGAGCAGATCGAGTCCTTCTTCCGCACGGGGAGAAGGTCCTTCTTGCGCTAG
- the SLC2A6 gene encoding solute carrier family 2, facilitated glucose transporter member 6 isoform X1, whose amino-acid sequence MQEPLLGAEGPDYDTFPEKPPPSPGDRARVGTLQNKRVFLATFAAVLGNFSFGYALVYTSPVIPALERSLDPDLHLTKSQASWFGSVFTLGAAAGGLSAMILNDLLGRKLSIMFSAVPSAAGYALMAGAHGLWMLLLGRTLTGFAGGLTAACIPVYVSEIAPPGVRGALGATPQLMAVFGSLSLYALGLLLPWRWLAVAGEAPVLIMILLLSFMPNSPRFLLSRGRDEEALRALAWLRGTDVDVHWEFEQIQDNVRRQSSRVSWAEARAPHVCRPITVALLMRLLQQLTGITPILVYLQSIFDSTAVLLPPKDDAAIVGAVRLLSVLIAALTMDLAGRKVLLFVSASAGPWPRPVAPERSAGALSGHTGCDTPRWEPDTRLETQLAALLGVSSPRHELDHASIKGLCRRSSERNSWLRGSWPHEATCLSTAAIMFAANLTLGLYIHFGPRPLSPNSTAGLESESWGDLAQPLAAPAGYLTLVPLLATMLFIMGYAMGWGPITWLLMSEVLPLRARGVASGLCVLASWLTAFVLTKSFLPVVSTFGLQVPFFFFAAICLVSLVFTGCCVPETKGRSLEQIESFFRTGRRSFLR is encoded by the exons ATGCAGGAGCCGCTGCTGGGAGCCGAGGGCCCGGACTACGACACCTTCCCCGAGAAGCCGCCCCCGTCGCCAGGGGACAGGGCGCGGGTCGG GACCCTGCAGAACAAAAGGGTGTTCCTGGCCACCTTCGCCGCAGTGCTCGGCAATTTCAGCTTTGGGTATGCCCTGGTCTACACATcccctgtcatcccagccctGGAGCGCTCCTTGGATCCTGACCTGCATCTGACCAAATCCCAGGCATCCTGGTTTGGG TCCGTGTTCACCCTGGGAGCAGCGGCCGGAGGCCTGAGTGCCATGATCCTCAACGACCTCCTGGGCCGGAAGCTGAGCATCATGTTCTCAGCTGTGCCGTCGGCGGCCGGCTATGCGCTGATGGCGGGTGCGCACGGCCTCTGGATGCTGCTGCTCGGAAGGACGCTGACGGGCTTCGCCGGGGGGCTCACAGCTGCCTGCATCCCG GTGTACGTGTCTGAGATTGCTCCCCCAGGCGTTCGTGGGGCTCTGGGGGCCACACCCCAGCTCATGGCAGTGTTCGGATCCCTGTCCCTCTACGCCCTTG GCCTCCTGCTGCCGTGGCGCTGGCTGGCTGTGGCCGGGGAGGCGCCTGTGCTCATCATGATCCTGCTGCTCAGCTTCATGCCCAACTCGCCGCGCTTCCTGCTCTCTCGGGGCAGGGACGAAGAGGCCCTGCGGGCGCTGGCCTGGCTGCGTGGGACGGACGTCGATGTCCACTGGGAGTTCGAGCAGATCCAGGACAACGTCCGGAGACAG AGCAGCCGAGTATCGTGGGCTGAGGCACGGGCCCCCCACGTGTGCCGGCCCATCACCGTGGCCTTGCTGATGCGCCTCCTGCAGCAGCTGACGGGCATCACGCCCATCCTGGTCTACCTGCAGTCCATCTTCGACAGCACCGCTGTCCTTCTG CCCCCCAAGGACGACGCAGCCATCGTTGGGGCCGTGCGGCTCCTGTCCGTGCTGATCGCCGCCCTCACCATGGACCTCGCAGGCCGCAAGGTGCTGCTCTTCGTCTCAG CATCAGCAGGGCCCTGGCCCAGGCCAGTGGCTCCAGAAAGGTCCGCTGGGGCTCTGAGTGGACACACTGGCTGTGACACTCCACGGTGGGAGCCTGACACGCGGCTGGAGACACAGCTTGCTGCCCTGCTGGGGGTCTCTAGTCCCAGACACGAGCTGGACCACGCAAGTATCAAGGGGCTCTGCAGAAGGAGCTCTGAGAGAAACagctggctcagagggtcctggCCCCACGAGGCCACCTGTCTGTCCACAGCGGCCATCATGTTTGCTGCCAACCTGACTCTGGGGCTGTACATCCACTTTGGCCCCAGGCCTCTGAGCCCCAACAGCACTGCGGGCCTGGAAAGTGAGTCCTGGGGGGACTTGGCGCAGCCCCTGGCAGCACCCGCTGGCTACCTCACCCTGGTGCCCCTGCTGGCCACCATGCTCTTCATCATGG GCTACGCCATGGGCTGGGGTCCCATCACCTGGCTGCTCATGTCTGAGGTCCTGCCCCTGCGTGCCCGTGGCGTGGCCTCAGGGCTCTGCGTGCTGGCCAGCTGGCTCACCGCCTTCGTCCTCACCAAGTCCTTCCTGCCAGTGGTG AGCACCTTCGGCCTCCAGGTGCCTTTCTTCTTCTTCGCGGCCATCTGCTTGGTGAGCCTGGTGTTCACAGGCTGCTGTGTGCCCGAGACCAAGGGACGGTCCCTGGAGCAGATCGAGTCCTTCTTCCGCACGGGGAGAAGGTCCTTCTTGCGCTAG
- the CACFD1 gene encoding calcium channel flower homolog isoform X2 — translation MSSSGGAPGASASSAPPAQEEGMTWWYRWLCRLSGVLGAVSCAISGLFNCITIHPLNIAAGVWMIMNAFILLLCEAPFCCQFIEFANTVAEKVDRLRSWQKAVFYCGMAVVPIVISLTLTTLLGNAIAFATGVLYGLSALGKKAQTEAGSFSAQHPREPGPLSEGTRQAFATPAVVSGEIRMPAGAMRSPMPGSSSRGSRRMRRSSRRPWRGSCEGLGAPPSLSPLLALCGSK, via the exons ATGAGCAGCTCAGGTGGGGCGCCCGGGGCGTCCGCCAGCTCTGCGCCGCCCGCGCAGGAAGAGGGCATGACGTGGTGGTACCGCTGGCTGTGTCGCCTGTCTGGGGTGCTGGGGGCAGTCT CTTGCGCGATCTCTGGCCTCTTCAACTGCATCACCATCCACCCTCTGAACATCGCGGCCGGCGTGTGGATGAT CATGAATGCCTTCATCTTGTTGCTGTGTGAGGCGCCCTTCTGCTGCCAGTTCATCGAGTTTGCAAACACAGTGGCGGAGAAGGTGGACCGGCTGCGCTCCTGGCAGAAGGCTGTCTTCTACTGCGG GATGGCGGTCGTTCCCATCGTCATCAGCCTGACCCTGACCACGCTGCTGGGCAACGCCATCGCCTTTGCTACGGGGGTGCTGTACGGACTCTCTGCTCTGGGCAAAAA AGCCCAGACTGAGGCTGGTTCCTTCTCAGCCCAGCATCCCAGGGAGCCTGGGCCACTCTCAGAGGGGACAAGACAGGCCTTTGCCACCCCAGCAGTTGTCTCTGGGGAAATCAGAATGCCTGCAG ggGCGATGCGATCTCCTATGCCAGGATCCAGCAGCAGAGGCAGCAGGCGGATGAGGAGAAGCTCGCGGAGACCCTGGAGGGGGAGCTGTGAAGGGCTGGGcgcccctccctccctgtcccctcttCTGGCTCTGTGTGGGTCCAAGTGA
- the CACFD1 gene encoding calcium channel flower homolog isoform X1, giving the protein MSSSGGAPGASASSAPPAQEEGMTWWYRWLCRLSGVLGAVSCAISGLFNCITIHPLNIAAGVWMIMNAFILLLCEAPFCCQFIEFANTVAEKVDRLRSWQKAVFYCGMAVVPIVISLTLTTLLGNAIAFATGVLYGLSALGKKGDAISYARIQQQRQQADEEKLAETLEGEL; this is encoded by the exons ATGAGCAGCTCAGGTGGGGCGCCCGGGGCGTCCGCCAGCTCTGCGCCGCCCGCGCAGGAAGAGGGCATGACGTGGTGGTACCGCTGGCTGTGTCGCCTGTCTGGGGTGCTGGGGGCAGTCT CTTGCGCGATCTCTGGCCTCTTCAACTGCATCACCATCCACCCTCTGAACATCGCGGCCGGCGTGTGGATGAT CATGAATGCCTTCATCTTGTTGCTGTGTGAGGCGCCCTTCTGCTGCCAGTTCATCGAGTTTGCAAACACAGTGGCGGAGAAGGTGGACCGGCTGCGCTCCTGGCAGAAGGCTGTCTTCTACTGCGG GATGGCGGTCGTTCCCATCGTCATCAGCCTGACCCTGACCACGCTGCTGGGCAACGCCATCGCCTTTGCTACGGGGGTGCTGTACGGACTCTCTGCTCTGGGCAAAAA ggGCGATGCGATCTCCTATGCCAGGATCCAGCAGCAGAGGCAGCAGGCGGATGAGGAGAAGCTCGCGGAGACCCTGGAGGGGGAGCTGTGA
- the SLC2A6 gene encoding solute carrier family 2, facilitated glucose transporter member 6 isoform X4: MQEPLLGAEGPDYDTFPEKPPPSPGDRARVGTLQNKRVFLATFAAVLGNFSFGYALVYTSPVIPALERSLDPDLHLTKSQASWFGSVFTLGAAAGGLSAMILNDLLGRKLSIMFSAVPSAAGYALMAGAHGLWMLLLGRTLTGFAGGLTAACIPVYVSEIAPPGVRGALGATPQLMAVFGSLSLYALGLLLPWRWLAVAGEAPVLIMILLLSFMPNSPRFLLSRGRDEEALRALAWLRGTDVDVHWEFEQIQDNVRRQSSRVSWAEARAPHVCRPITVALLMRLLQQLTGITPILVYLQSIFDSTAVLLPPKDDAAIVGAVRLLSVLIAALTMDLAGRKVLLFVSAAIMFAANLTLGLYIHFGPRPLSPNSTAGLESESWGDLAQPLAAPAGYLTLVPLLATMLFIMGYAMGWGPITWLLMSEVLPLRARGVASGLCVLASWLTAFVLTKSFLPVVDMTLRVDKSFVILWSS; encoded by the exons ATGCAGGAGCCGCTGCTGGGAGCCGAGGGCCCGGACTACGACACCTTCCCCGAGAAGCCGCCCCCGTCGCCAGGGGACAGGGCGCGGGTCGG GACCCTGCAGAACAAAAGGGTGTTCCTGGCCACCTTCGCCGCAGTGCTCGGCAATTTCAGCTTTGGGTATGCCCTGGTCTACACATcccctgtcatcccagccctGGAGCGCTCCTTGGATCCTGACCTGCATCTGACCAAATCCCAGGCATCCTGGTTTGGG TCCGTGTTCACCCTGGGAGCAGCGGCCGGAGGCCTGAGTGCCATGATCCTCAACGACCTCCTGGGCCGGAAGCTGAGCATCATGTTCTCAGCTGTGCCGTCGGCGGCCGGCTATGCGCTGATGGCGGGTGCGCACGGCCTCTGGATGCTGCTGCTCGGAAGGACGCTGACGGGCTTCGCCGGGGGGCTCACAGCTGCCTGCATCCCG GTGTACGTGTCTGAGATTGCTCCCCCAGGCGTTCGTGGGGCTCTGGGGGCCACACCCCAGCTCATGGCAGTGTTCGGATCCCTGTCCCTCTACGCCCTTG GCCTCCTGCTGCCGTGGCGCTGGCTGGCTGTGGCCGGGGAGGCGCCTGTGCTCATCATGATCCTGCTGCTCAGCTTCATGCCCAACTCGCCGCGCTTCCTGCTCTCTCGGGGCAGGGACGAAGAGGCCCTGCGGGCGCTGGCCTGGCTGCGTGGGACGGACGTCGATGTCCACTGGGAGTTCGAGCAGATCCAGGACAACGTCCGGAGACAG AGCAGCCGAGTATCGTGGGCTGAGGCACGGGCCCCCCACGTGTGCCGGCCCATCACCGTGGCCTTGCTGATGCGCCTCCTGCAGCAGCTGACGGGCATCACGCCCATCCTGGTCTACCTGCAGTCCATCTTCGACAGCACCGCTGTCCTTCTG CCCCCCAAGGACGACGCAGCCATCGTTGGGGCCGTGCGGCTCCTGTCCGTGCTGATCGCCGCCCTCACCATGGACCTCGCAGGCCGCAAGGTGCTGCTCTTCGTCTCAG CGGCCATCATGTTTGCTGCCAACCTGACTCTGGGGCTGTACATCCACTTTGGCCCCAGGCCTCTGAGCCCCAACAGCACTGCGGGCCTGGAAAGTGAGTCCTGGGGGGACTTGGCGCAGCCCCTGGCAGCACCCGCTGGCTACCTCACCCTGGTGCCCCTGCTGGCCACCATGCTCTTCATCATGG GCTACGCCATGGGCTGGGGTCCCATCACCTGGCTGCTCATGTCTGAGGTCCTGCCCCTGCGTGCCCGTGGCGTGGCCTCAGGGCTCTGCGTGCTGGCCAGCTGGCTCACCGCCTTCGTCCTCACCAAGTCCTTCCTGCCAGTGGTG GACATGACACTGCGTGTGGATAAGAGCTTTGTGATCCTGTGGTCTTCGTGA
- the SLC2A6 gene encoding solute carrier family 2, facilitated glucose transporter member 6 isoform X6 has translation MQEPLLGAEGPDYDTFPEKPPPSPGDRARVGTLQNKRVFLATFAAVLGNFSFGYALVYTSPVIPALERSLDPDLHLTKSQASWFGSVFTLGAAAGGLSAMILNDLLGRKLSIMFSAVPSAAGYALMAGAHGLWMLLLGRTLTGFAGGLTAACIPVYVSEIAPPGVRGALGATPQLMAVFGSLSLYALGLLLPWRWLAVAGEAPVLIMILLLSFMPNSPRFLLSRGRDEEALRALAWLRGTDVDVHWEFEQIQDNVRRQSSRVSWAEARAPHVCRPITVALLMRLLQQLTGITPILVYLQSIFDSTAVLLPPKDDAAIVGAVRLLSVLIAALTMDLAGRKVLLFVSGYAMGWGPITWLLMSEVLPLRARGVASGLCVLASWLTAFVLTKSFLPVVDMTLRVDKSFVILWSS, from the exons ATGCAGGAGCCGCTGCTGGGAGCCGAGGGCCCGGACTACGACACCTTCCCCGAGAAGCCGCCCCCGTCGCCAGGGGACAGGGCGCGGGTCGG GACCCTGCAGAACAAAAGGGTGTTCCTGGCCACCTTCGCCGCAGTGCTCGGCAATTTCAGCTTTGGGTATGCCCTGGTCTACACATcccctgtcatcccagccctGGAGCGCTCCTTGGATCCTGACCTGCATCTGACCAAATCCCAGGCATCCTGGTTTGGG TCCGTGTTCACCCTGGGAGCAGCGGCCGGAGGCCTGAGTGCCATGATCCTCAACGACCTCCTGGGCCGGAAGCTGAGCATCATGTTCTCAGCTGTGCCGTCGGCGGCCGGCTATGCGCTGATGGCGGGTGCGCACGGCCTCTGGATGCTGCTGCTCGGAAGGACGCTGACGGGCTTCGCCGGGGGGCTCACAGCTGCCTGCATCCCG GTGTACGTGTCTGAGATTGCTCCCCCAGGCGTTCGTGGGGCTCTGGGGGCCACACCCCAGCTCATGGCAGTGTTCGGATCCCTGTCCCTCTACGCCCTTG GCCTCCTGCTGCCGTGGCGCTGGCTGGCTGTGGCCGGGGAGGCGCCTGTGCTCATCATGATCCTGCTGCTCAGCTTCATGCCCAACTCGCCGCGCTTCCTGCTCTCTCGGGGCAGGGACGAAGAGGCCCTGCGGGCGCTGGCCTGGCTGCGTGGGACGGACGTCGATGTCCACTGGGAGTTCGAGCAGATCCAGGACAACGTCCGGAGACAG AGCAGCCGAGTATCGTGGGCTGAGGCACGGGCCCCCCACGTGTGCCGGCCCATCACCGTGGCCTTGCTGATGCGCCTCCTGCAGCAGCTGACGGGCATCACGCCCATCCTGGTCTACCTGCAGTCCATCTTCGACAGCACCGCTGTCCTTCTG CCCCCCAAGGACGACGCAGCCATCGTTGGGGCCGTGCGGCTCCTGTCCGTGCTGATCGCCGCCCTCACCATGGACCTCGCAGGCCGCAAGGTGCTGCTCTTCGTCTCAG GCTACGCCATGGGCTGGGGTCCCATCACCTGGCTGCTCATGTCTGAGGTCCTGCCCCTGCGTGCCCGTGGCGTGGCCTCAGGGCTCTGCGTGCTGGCCAGCTGGCTCACCGCCTTCGTCCTCACCAAGTCCTTCCTGCCAGTGGTG GACATGACACTGCGTGTGGATAAGAGCTTTGTGATCCTGTGGTCTTCGTGA
- the SLC2A6 gene encoding solute carrier family 2, facilitated glucose transporter member 6 isoform X5 yields the protein MQEPLLGAEGPDYDTFPEKPPPSPGDRARVGTLQNKRVFLATFAAVLGNFSFGYALVYTSPVIPALERSLDPDLHLTKSQASWFGSVFTLGAAAGGLSAMILNDLLGRKLSIMFSAVPSAAGYALMAGAHGLWMLLLGRTLTGFAGGLTAACIPVYVSEIAPPGVRGALGATPQLMAVFGSLSLYALGLLLPWRWLAVAGEAPVLIMILLLSFMPNSPRFLLSRGRDEEALRALAWLRGTDVDVHWEFEQIQDNVRRQSSRVSWAEARAPHVCRPITVALLMRLLQQLTGITPILVYLQSIFDSTAVLLPPKDDAAIVGAVRLLSVLIAALTMDLAGRKVLLFVSGYAMGWGPITWLLMSEVLPLRARGVASGLCVLASWLTAFVLTKSFLPVVSTFGLQVPFFFFAAICLVSLVFTGCCVPETKGRSLEQIESFFRTGRRSFLR from the exons ATGCAGGAGCCGCTGCTGGGAGCCGAGGGCCCGGACTACGACACCTTCCCCGAGAAGCCGCCCCCGTCGCCAGGGGACAGGGCGCGGGTCGG GACCCTGCAGAACAAAAGGGTGTTCCTGGCCACCTTCGCCGCAGTGCTCGGCAATTTCAGCTTTGGGTATGCCCTGGTCTACACATcccctgtcatcccagccctGGAGCGCTCCTTGGATCCTGACCTGCATCTGACCAAATCCCAGGCATCCTGGTTTGGG TCCGTGTTCACCCTGGGAGCAGCGGCCGGAGGCCTGAGTGCCATGATCCTCAACGACCTCCTGGGCCGGAAGCTGAGCATCATGTTCTCAGCTGTGCCGTCGGCGGCCGGCTATGCGCTGATGGCGGGTGCGCACGGCCTCTGGATGCTGCTGCTCGGAAGGACGCTGACGGGCTTCGCCGGGGGGCTCACAGCTGCCTGCATCCCG GTGTACGTGTCTGAGATTGCTCCCCCAGGCGTTCGTGGGGCTCTGGGGGCCACACCCCAGCTCATGGCAGTGTTCGGATCCCTGTCCCTCTACGCCCTTG GCCTCCTGCTGCCGTGGCGCTGGCTGGCTGTGGCCGGGGAGGCGCCTGTGCTCATCATGATCCTGCTGCTCAGCTTCATGCCCAACTCGCCGCGCTTCCTGCTCTCTCGGGGCAGGGACGAAGAGGCCCTGCGGGCGCTGGCCTGGCTGCGTGGGACGGACGTCGATGTCCACTGGGAGTTCGAGCAGATCCAGGACAACGTCCGGAGACAG AGCAGCCGAGTATCGTGGGCTGAGGCACGGGCCCCCCACGTGTGCCGGCCCATCACCGTGGCCTTGCTGATGCGCCTCCTGCAGCAGCTGACGGGCATCACGCCCATCCTGGTCTACCTGCAGTCCATCTTCGACAGCACCGCTGTCCTTCTG CCCCCCAAGGACGACGCAGCCATCGTTGGGGCCGTGCGGCTCCTGTCCGTGCTGATCGCCGCCCTCACCATGGACCTCGCAGGCCGCAAGGTGCTGCTCTTCGTCTCAG GCTACGCCATGGGCTGGGGTCCCATCACCTGGCTGCTCATGTCTGAGGTCCTGCCCCTGCGTGCCCGTGGCGTGGCCTCAGGGCTCTGCGTGCTGGCCAGCTGGCTCACCGCCTTCGTCCTCACCAAGTCCTTCCTGCCAGTGGTG AGCACCTTCGGCCTCCAGGTGCCTTTCTTCTTCTTCGCGGCCATCTGCTTGGTGAGCCTGGTGTTCACAGGCTGCTGTGTGCCCGAGACCAAGGGACGGTCCCTGGAGCAGATCGAGTCCTTCTTCCGCACGGGGAGAAGGTCCTTCTTGCGCTAG